A region from the Bactrocera dorsalis isolate Fly_Bdor chromosome 1, ASM2337382v1, whole genome shotgun sequence genome encodes:
- the LOC105233398 gene encoding ras suppressor protein 1: MSQSCLPVNAKMSKAKKVLDEARETQNRELDLVDKGISSFEELPGLFNMSYITRLTLSHNKITMISPGIANLLNLEILNLSNNGLRELPVSLSSMPKLRILNVSLNRLDSLPRGFGAFPVLEVLDLSYNNLNENVLPGNFFMIETLRALYLGDNDFEHIPRELGNLKNLQILGLRDNDLLDLPREIGELTRLRELHIQNNRLQVLPPEVGNLDLLGSKSVMKMEENPWVVPIQEQYLLGISHVIEYIKTETYKILYNRHIKSERGPPPPKADKSKKASRVRA, translated from the exons ATGAGTCAATCGTGTCTGCCAGTCAATGCCAAAATGTCGAAGGCGAAGAAAGTGTTGGATGAAGCGCGTGAAACGCAGAACCGTGAGCTCGATTTGGTCGACAAGGGCATTAGCTCCTTCGAGGAGCTGCCGGGATTGT TCAACATGTCCTACATTACGCGCCTCACACTGAGCCACAACAAGATCACCATGATCAGCCCGGGTATTGCCAACCTCCTCAACCTGGAAATATTGAATTTGTCCAATAACGGTTTGCGCGAGCTGCCCGTATCGCTATCGTCAATGCCGAAATTGCGCATACTAAATGTGTCGCTAAATCGTTTGGACAGCCTGCCACGCGGTTTCGGCGCTTTCCCCGTGCTAGAGGTATTGGACCTCTCCTACAACAATCTCAATGAGAATGTCCTGCCGGGAAATTTCTTTATGATCGAAACACTTCGTGCACTCTACTTGGGTGACAACGACTTCGAACACATTCCCAGGGAGTTGGGCAATTTGAAGAACCTGCAAATACTCGGCTTGCGCGACAATGATCTGCTCGATTTGCCACGTGAAATTGGCGAACTGACGCGTCTGCGCGAATTGCATATTCAAAATAATCGCCTGCAGGTGCTGCCACCGGAAGTGGGTAATCTGGATTTGTTAGGCAGCAAATCGGTGATGAAGATGGAGGAGAATCCGTGGGTGGTGCCTATACAGGAGCAATATCTGCTCGGTATTAGTCACGTCATCGAGTACATAAAAACGGAAACATACAAAAT TCTCTACAATCGGCACATAAAGAGCGAACGTGGCCCACCACCGCCAAAGGCCGATAAGAGCAAGAAGGCGTCACGTGTACGCGCCTAA